The Puntigrus tetrazona isolate hp1 chromosome 16, ASM1883169v1, whole genome shotgun sequence genome includes a region encoding these proteins:
- the LOC122360352 gene encoding solute carrier family 52, riboflavin transporter, member 3-B-like — MSLFTHLLACLFGIGSWVAINGMWVELPLIVPSIPEGWYLPSYLTIIIQMANIGPLFITLMHRFRPGMLDERPVIYTIVTVGLVATFLLAFFWNHTLSFGGGKHSAALLSLSFLLSVVDCTSSVTFLPFMMRLQPRYLTTYFIGEGLSGLVPALVALIQGVGVIHCKNASANANFSMGNSSWGFDGALQEQYQPANFSAQGFFLFLSAMMFVCLGAFLLLNFHPAVVREHKSKCYTDDSQQVEKIDMSQSPNNEAPEQKPMLDFTEGPVLKRHSSFGKGTYSRMQLVFIFVVLAWVNALTNAVLPSVQPYSCLPYGNQAYHLAATLSSVANPVACFIAMFVPIR; from the coding sequence ATGTCACTGTTCACACACTTGTTGGCCTGTCTCTTTGGCATCGGATCATGGGTGGCCATTAACGGGATGTGGGTGGAGCTGCCTCTGATCGTCCCCTCTATTCCGGAGGGGTGGTACCTGCCCTCCTACCTCACTATCATTATCCAGATGGCTAACATCGGGCCTCTCTTCATCACGCTCATGCACCGTTTCAGACCGGGCATGCTGGACGAGCGGCCTGTTATCTACACCATCGTGACGGTCGGTCTGGTGGCCACCTTCCTCCTGGCCTTCTTCTGGAACCACACGCTTTCTTTTGGAGGAGGCAAACATAGCGCTGCCCTACTGTCCCTCAGCTTCCTGCTGTCTGTGGTAGACTGCACCTCGTCTGTTACCTTTCTACCCTTCATGATGCGTCTACAGCCTCGGTACCTCACCACCTACTTCATTGGAGAGGGTCTAAGTGGCCTGGTCCCAGCACTGGTGGCTCTTATCCAAGGCGTAGGGGTGATCCACTGCAAAAATGCCAGTGCTAATGCAAACTTTAGCATGGGGAACTCATCCTGGGGCTTCGATGGAGCACTTCAGGAACAATATCAACCAGCCAACTTCTCTGCTCAGGGTTTCTTCCTGTTCCTCAGTGCGATGATGTTCGTGTGCCTGGGAGCTTTCTTGTTACTCAACTTCCACCCAGCTGTGGTGCGGGAACACAAGAGCAAATGTTATACTGATGATTCTCAGCAAGTGGAGAAGATTGATATGAGCCAGTCCCCAAATAATGAAGCTCCAGAACAAAAGCCCATGCTGGATTTCACAGAAGGACCTGTTTTAAAGCGACACAGTTCGTTTGGAAAAGGAACCTACAGCAGAATGCAGCTGGTCTTCATATTTGTAGTTCTGGCCTGGGTAAACGCACTGACCAATGCAGTCTTGCCCTCAGTCCAGCCTTACTCCTGTTTGCCATATGGAAATCAGGCCTATCATCTTGCAGCCACTTTGTCTTCGGTAGCCAATCCGGTGGCTTGCTTCATTGCCATGTTTGTGCCAATCAGGTGA